One window of Campylobacter sp. RM12651 genomic DNA carries:
- a CDS encoding ABC transporter ATP-binding protein codes for MLKASGIGKKYDAVLFNNLNLTLNPQQTLAVLGKSGCGKSTLLHILSTLLAPDSGEVFYKDKNIYKLSEDERLLIRRNDFGIIFQQHYLFKGFSAYENIELASVLSNNKIDDEIINFLGIKEILNKKANELSGGEQQRVSIARVLCKKPKIIFADEPTGNLDPVNAKIAMKLLIDYVKLNNSALFLITHDENLALMCDDILRINNG; via the coding sequence ATGTTAAAAGCAAGCGGTATTGGTAAAAAATACGATGCCGTTTTATTTAACAATTTAAATTTAACTTTAAATCCGCAACAAACTTTAGCCGTCTTAGGCAAAAGTGGTTGCGGAAAATCTACATTATTGCATATTTTATCAACACTTTTAGCACCTGATAGCGGGGAAGTCTTTTATAAAGATAAGAATATTTATAAACTTAGCGAAGATGAAAGATTATTAATAAGAAGAAATGATTTTGGAATTATTTTTCAGCAGCATTATCTTTTTAAAGGATTTTCAGCTTATGAAAATATTGAATTAGCAAGTGTTTTATCAAATAATAAAATAGATGATGAGATAATTAATTTTTTAGGTATTAAAGAAATTCTAAATAAAAAAGCTAATGAATTAAGTGGCGGAGAGCAACAAAGAGTAAGTATTGCTAGAGTTCTTTGCAAAAAACCTAAAATTATTTTTGCTGATGAGCCAACTGGAAATCTTGACCCAGTAAATGCAAAAATAGCTATGAAGTTATTAATTGATTATGTTAAATTAAATAATTCAGCCTTATTTTTAATTACTCACGATGAAAATTTAGCTTTAATGTGTGATGATATTTTAAGGATAAATAATGGGTAA
- a CDS encoding Sir2 family NAD-dependent protein deacetylase: MGKLVFLSGAGLSAPSGLSTFRDNDGLWEQYDLDVVCNYQTWIKNFNLVHEFYNKRRLELRKVKPNKMHEKIAEISKRFEVINFTQNVDDLLERAGCENVIHLHGKLLELHCTNCNDITKLNLNDDLEFKFENCKKCQSKLIKPSVVFFGEQAPFYTDLYSTFYNLNEDDLVVIIGTSGAVININYLLRFAKSKNILINLEKNKYINEALFSHIIYKSCDECIDELEQIIQEWN; this comes from the coding sequence ATGGGTAAGTTAGTTTTTTTAAGTGGTGCTGGTCTTAGTGCTCCATCTGGCTTAAGCACATTTAGAGATAATGATGGTTTGTGGGAGCAATATGATTTAGATGTGGTTTGTAATTATCAAACTTGGATTAAAAATTTTAATTTAGTTCATGAGTTTTATAATAAAAGAAGACTTGAATTAAGAAAAGTTAAACCTAATAAAATGCACGAGAAGATTGCTGAAATATCAAAGCGTTTTGAAGTTATTAATTTTACTCAAAATGTTGATGATTTATTAGAGCGTGCAGGGTGTGAAAATGTAATTCACTTGCACGGAAAATTATTAGAATTACACTGCACTAATTGTAATGACATTACTAAGCTTAATTTAAATGATGATTTGGAATTTAAATTTGAAAATTGTAAAAAATGCCAAAGTAAATTAATTAAACCTAGTGTGGTATTTTTTGGAGAACAAGCGCCATTTTATACTGATTTATATTCAACATTTTACAATCTTAATGAAGATGATTTGGTGGTTATCATAGGAACAAGTGGTGCAGTTATTAATATAAATTATTTATTAAGGTTTGCAAAATCTAAAAATATATTAATTAATTTAGAAAAAAATAAATATATAAATGAAGCTTTATTTTCTCATATTATTTATAAATCTTGTGATGAATGTATAGATGAATTAGAGCAAATTATTCAAGAATGGAACTAG
- the fliR gene encoding flagellar biosynthetic protein FliR: MELVRLFSEQNIVLFMLLLARMSGLCLFFPFYSHLQIPVVIKSSFVIIMTFFFYPLAHTNITPNYLVIALITELLLGLVAGLCLQLTFTILQMSGEHISFIMGFSMASVLDPNTGANTPIIGHFISLIALLLFLAYDGHHLVLLFWAKSLNGIALGDFALHDGWFRQIMNETKDIYLIGLSLAFPIIAISMLSDFVFGLLMKTMPQFNLLVVGYPIKITIAFIVLMTILATILFYFKELVLKVFLQLELFVS; encoded by the coding sequence ATGGAACTAGTAAGATTATTTAGTGAGCAAAACATAGTTTTGTTTATGCTATTACTTGCTAGAATGAGTGGACTTTGCTTGTTTTTTCCATTTTATTCGCATTTACAAATTCCTGTGGTTATTAAGTCTAGTTTTGTTATTATTATGACTTTTTTTTTCTATCCATTAGCTCATACTAATATAACGCCAAATTATTTAGTTATTGCCCTTATAACTGAGCTTTTGTTAGGACTTGTTGCAGGTCTTTGTTTGCAGCTTACTTTTACGATTTTACAAATGAGTGGAGAACATATTAGTTTTATTATGGGTTTTTCTATGGCTAGCGTGCTTGACCCAAATACTGGTGCAAATACTCCTATCATCGGTCATTTTATCTCTCTTATTGCATTGCTTTTGTTTTTAGCTTATGATGGACATCATTTGGTTTTGTTATTTTGGGCAAAGAGTTTAAATGGTATTGCTTTAGGTGATTTTGCTTTGCATGATGGTTGGTTTAGACAGATAATGAATGAGACTAAAGACATATATTTAATTGGTCTTAGCCTTGCGTTTCCAATAATTGCTATATCAATGCTTAGTGATTTTGTATTTGGTTTGCTTATGAAAACAATGCCACAATTTAACCTTTTAGTGGTAGGCTATCCTATAAAAATAACGATAGCATTTATTGTTTTGATGACAATTTTAGCTACAATCTTGTTTTATTTTAAAGAATTGGTTTTAAAAGTGTTTTTACAACTTGAACTATTTGTAAGTTAG
- the gmk gene encoding guanylate kinase, whose amino-acid sequence MAGILLISGPSGAGKSTLLERLAQDYNDFYFSISATTRAPRAGEKEGVNYYYLTHEEFELGIKNDEFLEYANVHGNYYGTPLKPIYDALENGKNVILDIDVQGFRIVKDKLGKDFLSVFISPENEKVLKERLVSRGTENPDVIAKRLHNATAEVQAIGRYDFFIINDDLEKAYKELKLLYQAANLKVLNKDIKKFISEWKKGE is encoded by the coding sequence ATGGCAGGAATTTTATTAATATCAGGCCCAAGTGGTGCGGGCAAAAGCACACTATTAGAGCGTTTAGCACAAGATTATAATGATTTTTATTTTTCAATATCAGCAACCACTAGAGCTCCTAGAGCAGGAGAAAAAGAGGGTGTAAATTATTATTATTTGACCCACGAAGAATTTGAATTAGGAATTAAAAATGATGAATTTTTAGAATATGCTAATGTTCATGGGAATTATTATGGAACGCCATTAAAACCAATTTATGACGCTTTAGAAAATGGTAAGAATGTTATTTTAGATATAGATGTTCAAGGCTTTAGAATAGTAAAAGATAAATTAGGTAAAGATTTTTTATCAGTTTTTATAAGTCCTGAGAATGAAAAAGTATTAAAAGAACGCCTTGTTTCTCGTGGCACAGAAAATCCTGATGTAATTGCTAAAAGACTTCATAATGCAACTGCTGAAGTTCAAGCTATTGGAAGATATGATTTTTTTATTATAAATGATGATTTGGAAAAAGCTTATAAAGAGCTTAAATTACTTTACCAAGCAGCAAACTTAAAAGTGTTAAATAAAGACATTAAAAAATTTATTTCAGAATGGAAAAAAGGAGAATAA
- the tatA gene encoding twin-arginine translocase TatA/TatE family subunit, with the protein MGIGSGWHWIIVLLVIILLFGGKKLPELAKGLGKGIKTFKKEMADDTTAKPVNEIDELADNTKKTEANEVKSEQKA; encoded by the coding sequence ATGGGAATAGGTAGTGGATGGCACTGGATTATTGTTTTATTAGTAATCATTTTATTATTTGGTGGTAAAAAATTACCAGAACTTGCAAAAGGCTTAGGAAAAGGTATTAAAACATTTAAAAAAGAAATGGCAGATGATACTACTGCAAAGCCTGTGAATGAAATTGATGAATTAGCTGATAATACTAAAAAAACTGAAGCTAATGAAGTAAAAAGCGAGCAAAAAGCCTAA